In Sulfitobacter sp. W027, a single window of DNA contains:
- a CDS encoding cupin domain-containing protein produces the protein MCDPVKKGTAVPTILIDNSRTRVTRWSFSGRGDNTGWHRHEYDYLVVPIQDGGLDIRLADGTISRSELRVGVPYFRMQGVEHDVLNGNDGSFAFIEIEFLEEASS, from the coding sequence ATGTGCGATCCGGTCAAAAAGGGCACGGCAGTTCCAACCATCCTGATCGACAACTCCCGCACCCGCGTCACGCGCTGGAGTTTCTCCGGACGCGGTGACAATACCGGGTGGCATCGGCATGAGTATGACTATCTTGTCGTGCCGATTCAGGACGGTGGGCTGGATATCCGTTTGGCAGACGGTACTATCAGCCGATCAGAATTAAGGGTCGGTGTGCCCTATTTCCGTATGCAGGGCGTGGAGCATGATGTTTTGAACGGAAACGATGGGAGCTTCGCCTTCATCGAGATTGAATTTCTGGAGGAGGCCTCCAGCTAG
- a CDS encoding glycoside hydrolase family 113 gives MTKTGATAAAVVPFLWQPSATSPAIVMGDALPRDRMAAGIAQLHAAGLAAIVKPHVWVPQSWAGAIQPEAKTEGDWHTAYEKILHDIAMTAERSRAEALVIGTELRGVSGSDRWDRLIAGLRDVFSGQITYVAHGAAEAEKVGFWAQLDAVAVSLYPVLGAAGAVTDWDRAIAEELDRVEAVAQKYAKPVWIAEIGIRSAEGATVRPWESAEERAAQSDMALQAEVLRRWLQALHARRIQDVWIWRWFTDPDGGGAEDTDFTVQNKAAESAIAEFWGEV, from the coding sequence ATGACGAAAACGGGTGCCACAGCCGCAGCGGTGGTTCCTTTCTTGTGGCAGCCTTCCGCCACCTCCCCCGCTATCGTGATGGGGGATGCACTGCCGCGCGACAGGATGGCAGCGGGGATTGCACAGCTTCATGCAGCCGGGCTTGCCGCTATCGTCAAACCGCATGTCTGGGTGCCCCAAAGCTGGGCAGGCGCGATTCAACCTGAGGCCAAAACGGAAGGTGATTGGCATACGGCCTATGAGAAGATCCTGCACGACATAGCGATGACGGCAGAGCGAAGCCGCGCCGAGGCGTTGGTCATCGGCACCGAATTGCGCGGCGTGTCAGGCTCCGACCGATGGGACCGCCTGATCGCCGGGCTACGCGACGTATTCAGCGGTCAAATCACCTATGTCGCCCATGGCGCGGCTGAGGCAGAAAAAGTCGGGTTCTGGGCCCAGTTGGATGCGGTTGCTGTATCGCTTTATCCCGTCCTAGGCGCTGCCGGAGCAGTCACCGACTGGGACCGCGCCATCGCTGAAGAATTGGACAGGGTTGAAGCGGTCGCGCAGAAATACGCCAAACCGGTCTGGATCGCAGAGATTGGTATTCGCTCCGCAGAAGGGGCAACCGTGCGGCCATGGGAAAGCGCCGAGGAACGCGCGGCTCAGAGTGATATGGCACTTCAGGCCGAGGTTCTGCGCCGCTGGCTGCAAGCGCTGCACGCGCGCCGCATTCAAGACGTTTGGATTTGGCGCTGGTTCACCGATCCCGACGGCGGCGGCGCGGAGGATACGGATTTTACCGTGCAGAATAAGGCCGCGGAGAGCGCTATTGCGGAGTTTTGGGGTGAGGTTTGA
- a CDS encoding YaeQ family protein, translated as MAQNATIYKVELSVSDMDRHYYETHKLTIAKHPSETDERLMVRLVAFALNAHEHLEMTKGLSTDDEPDIWQKSLSGELDVWVTLGLPSEKVLRQSCNKAARVLVYPYGGRTAEVWWDKIKNSTTRFDNLEVINLAEADTKALADLASRAMKLQVMIQDGEVTVNLEEALVTLTLDRWKNAA; from the coding sequence ATGGCGCAGAATGCCACCATCTACAAAGTCGAGCTTTCGGTCTCCGACATGGACCGCCATTATTACGAGACCCATAAGCTGACCATTGCCAAACACCCCTCTGAAACCGATGAGCGGTTGATGGTGCGGCTCGTGGCCTTTGCGCTGAACGCCCATGAACATCTGGAAATGACCAAGGGTCTCTCCACGGATGATGAACCGGACATCTGGCAGAAAAGCCTCAGCGGGGAGTTGGACGTTTGGGTGACACTGGGCCTGCCGAGCGAAAAGGTCCTGCGCCAGTCCTGCAACAAGGCGGCACGGGTTCTGGTCTACCCCTATGGTGGCCGAACGGCAGAGGTTTGGTGGGACAAGATCAAGAACAGCACAACCCGCTTTGACAACCTTGAAGTGATCAATCTGGCCGAGGCAGACACCAAGGCGCTGGCCGATCTGGCAAGCCGCGCGATGAAACTTCAGGTGATGATCCAAGACGGCGAGGTGACGGTCAATCTTGAAGAGGCGCTGGTGACTTTAACGCTCGACCGATGGAAAAATGCTGCCTGA